Proteins from a genomic interval of Cupriavidus sp. WKF15:
- a CDS encoding lysyl oxidase family protein has product MGVNLVPELRRFAVVDFDFPDAAHVPANQKSGTAGSILDGCVTPGMHRILKFDFMSKNIGDTDLVIGDPKNHPSWYEYSQAHGHFHLKDYNVYALYNAQGDEAAPGKKQGFCMVDIEPIQDFANPGQKKFTDCVSNQGITVGWADVYSRELACQFIVIDGVPDGDYTIVATTNASHVVPEDTYDDNTICVGVRLAGTGEQNIIDPPIYHALTTPTVNFNDVPAGETAVRPVEFEVRSCRAVSFSIVSGPTTLTGSAGTTFGTLSTPGSMLAEEHSLLPRNAFLWLTYKGTNAGDVGTGEVKVKCNETGEEWTVPIIANTIKRPTVAVVLALDQSGSMGWPAGTGANRIDVLHDAASRFVELAQANNGIGLVRFDDKAYFVDAVLPLTDPSIDINRPKLTADIKATMPHGATSIGNGLEQARTTIDPVTGYDNKAIVVFTDGLENTYKFIKDVKDLITNRTFAIGLGTAQQVSTSALTALTMGTGGYLLISGALSSAIDDYFRLSKYFLQILAAVTNNNVVKDPSGYISRGQKVRVPFRLNSSDIDATAILLTDLPIVDFALETPAGHVVGPTEALALGATVASGTNMLYYRFGLPLLGGGKPAHAGLWHAVLGIDDGERSTSISRIGKYTARYNVSVHAYSNVRLSANLTQGSFEPGATLALRATLTEFGIPLIRSAQVQAELRLPDGTQTTLSLTEVRPGVFETDMVASLAGVYQFHLVASGWTHRGEAFTREHLLTGVTVIGGNSPSPATPTDHRGDLLCCLLDCLLKNDALGRFLAEHHIDAAMLQQCARMCCEKNSATSKDELAKIEGAEGLQTSDILRRLGELVSQPEFAEALRKLVGGSGQS; this is encoded by the coding sequence ATGGGTGTTAATTTGGTCCCGGAGCTGCGCCGTTTCGCAGTCGTTGATTTCGACTTTCCTGATGCAGCGCATGTGCCAGCAAATCAGAAGTCCGGCACTGCCGGCTCAATTCTGGACGGCTGCGTGACGCCAGGCATGCATCGAATTCTGAAATTCGATTTTATGAGCAAAAACATCGGAGACACCGACTTGGTCATCGGCGACCCTAAAAACCATCCCTCGTGGTACGAATATTCGCAAGCGCACGGTCATTTTCATCTGAAAGACTATAACGTCTACGCGCTTTACAACGCCCAAGGAGACGAGGCCGCTCCGGGCAAAAAGCAGGGTTTCTGCATGGTCGATATCGAGCCCATCCAAGATTTCGCGAACCCGGGCCAGAAGAAGTTCACCGACTGTGTGAGCAACCAGGGAATCACGGTGGGATGGGCCGACGTGTACAGCCGAGAACTGGCTTGCCAGTTTATCGTTATCGACGGCGTACCGGACGGCGACTACACAATCGTGGCTACCACGAACGCCAGTCACGTAGTTCCCGAGGACACCTACGACGACAATACCATCTGTGTTGGCGTCCGCCTCGCTGGAACCGGCGAACAGAACATCATCGATCCACCGATTTACCATGCTCTCACAACCCCAACGGTAAACTTCAACGATGTGCCAGCAGGTGAGACCGCCGTTCGCCCGGTAGAGTTCGAAGTCCGGTCTTGCCGTGCCGTGAGCTTTTCGATCGTCAGCGGCCCAACCACGCTGACCGGTTCTGCCGGCACCACATTCGGAACGTTGAGTACCCCCGGCTCAATGCTGGCGGAGGAACACTCTCTTTTGCCGAGGAACGCTTTTCTCTGGCTAACCTACAAAGGCACAAATGCGGGCGACGTTGGGACGGGCGAGGTCAAGGTAAAGTGCAACGAGACCGGGGAAGAATGGACTGTCCCGATCATTGCGAACACGATCAAGCGTCCCACGGTGGCCGTTGTTTTGGCTCTTGACCAGTCTGGCAGCATGGGCTGGCCGGCTGGCACGGGCGCCAATCGGATAGACGTGCTTCATGACGCCGCTTCACGGTTCGTCGAGCTTGCGCAGGCGAACAATGGCATCGGCCTCGTTCGCTTCGACGATAAGGCTTACTTCGTCGACGCGGTGCTGCCGCTAACGGACCCCTCGATAGATATCAACCGGCCTAAGCTCACGGCAGACATCAAGGCAACCATGCCGCACGGGGCTACATCGATCGGAAACGGTCTAGAGCAGGCGCGCACTACGATCGATCCGGTTACGGGATACGACAACAAGGCGATTGTCGTATTTACCGATGGACTTGAGAATACCTACAAGTTCATCAAGGACGTCAAGGACCTGATCACCAATCGCACCTTTGCGATTGGTCTCGGCACCGCCCAGCAGGTAAGTACATCCGCCCTCACGGCACTTACGATGGGGACGGGCGGTTATCTGCTGATCAGCGGCGCTCTCTCAAGTGCTATCGACGATTATTTTCGCCTCAGCAAATACTTCCTGCAAATCCTGGCCGCCGTGACGAACAACAACGTCGTGAAGGATCCAAGCGGCTATATCAGCCGAGGGCAAAAGGTGCGTGTACCCTTCAGGCTCAACTCGTCCGATATAGATGCCACCGCGATCTTGTTGACTGACCTGCCCATTGTGGATTTCGCGCTTGAGACCCCCGCTGGCCACGTAGTGGGCCCCACCGAAGCACTCGCGTTAGGCGCGACGGTGGCGTCGGGCACGAACATGCTGTATTACCGCTTCGGGCTGCCATTGCTTGGTGGGGGCAAGCCTGCGCACGCGGGCTTATGGCACGCCGTTCTTGGCATTGACGATGGGGAGCGAAGCACCTCCATCTCCCGCATCGGAAAATACACCGCGCGCTACAACGTGAGTGTGCATGCCTACTCTAACGTACGTTTGTCGGCCAACCTGACGCAGGGCAGCTTTGAACCAGGAGCGACCCTGGCCCTGCGCGCAACGCTGACCGAGTTCGGTATCCCGCTAATACGCAGCGCCCAGGTTCAAGCCGAGTTGCGTCTACCAGACGGCACCCAGACCACGCTCTCGCTTACCGAGGTTAGACCCGGAGTTTTCGAAACGGATATGGTCGCGAGCCTGGCCGGTGTTTACCAGTTCCATCTGGTTGCCAGCGGATGGACACACCGCGGAGAAGCATTCACGCGTGAGCACCTTCTGACTGGCGTAACTGTCATTGGAGGCAATTCACCGTCCCCGGCAACGCCGACGGACCACCGTGGCGACCTGCTCTGCTGCCTGCTGGATTGCCTGCTGAAAAATGACGCGCTCGGACGTTTTCTCGCCGAGCACCACATTGACGCGGCAATGCTACAGCAATGCGCACGCATGTGCTGCGAGAAGAATTCGGCGACGTCCAAGGATGAACTCGCGAAAATCGAGGGAGCCGAAGGACTTCAAACATCGGATATTCTCCGACGCCTCGGCGAACTCGTGTCACAACCAGAGTTTGCGGAAGCTTTGCGCAAACTTGTTGGAGGCAGCGGCCAATCATGA
- a CDS encoding RHS repeat-associated core domain-containing protein — MTGDGNLTYSWDSRDRLSALSGGATASFTYDAMGRRSGKTVVGTGTSFAYDGLNAVQELAGGTPSANLLTGLGLDETFSRTDMTQGTRSFVTDALGSTLALTDGAGVVKTSYAYEPYGAVTASGEVSGNAAQYTGRENDGTGLYYYRARYYHPGFGRFVAEDPIGFAGGQNIYSYVNGNPIGYIDPDGTQITFGHGARHLPGSISQSAAESAITSYVIPILPYISPGAGFWGTVNVGGVNLTFRAYPLSCGKVNIGTYY; from the coding sequence GTGACGGGTGACGGGAACCTGACCTACAGCTGGGACTCGCGCGACCGGCTCAGTGCGCTCAGTGGCGGCGCGACGGCCAGTTTCACCTATGATGCAATGGGGCGGCGCAGCGGCAAGACGGTGGTCGGTACCGGCACCAGCTTTGCTTACGACGGGCTGAACGCGGTGCAGGAGCTCGCCGGCGGCACGCCCAGCGCCAACCTGCTCACCGGCCTGGGGCTGGATGAGACTTTCAGCCGCACCGACATGACCCAGGGCACCAGGAGCTTCGTCACCGACGCGCTGGGCAGCACCCTGGCGCTGACCGATGGCGCCGGAGTGGTCAAGACCAGCTACGCCTACGAGCCCTATGGGGCCGTCACGGCCAGCGGCGAGGTCAGCGGCAATGCGGCGCAGTACACCGGGCGCGAGAACGATGGCACCGGGCTCTACTACTACCGTGCCCGCTATTACCACCCGGGGTTCGGACGCTTCGTGGCCGAGGATCCCATCGGCTTCGCGGGTGGGCAAAACATATACTCATATGTGAATGGTAATCCGATAGGTTATATTGATCCAGATGGCACTCAGATAACGTTTGGCCACGGAGCGCGCCACCTTCCAGGTTCGATATCGCAATCCGCGGCCGAAAGTGCAATTACATCTTACGTCATTCCAATATTACCGTATATCTCCCCAGGCGCGGGGTTTTGGGGAACCGTGAACGTTGGGGGCGTTAATCTGACGTTTCGCGCTTATCCGCTTTCTTGCGGAAAGGTAAACATAGGAACCTATTACTAA
- a CDS encoding Imm50 family immunity protein translates to MNGNGNDVISLINGAYLVKDVFGYWPAFHDAEINSICIRRAMVRGESILEILISIHHWGQDNPNYNGTEKDCVIDFMFKNVLQGGVNIHSIPDVGWIDEISFEENDGGGINVNFRPLSGFDIAFSCEFVEVIGIRRASD, encoded by the coding sequence ATGAATGGTAACGGTAACGACGTAATTTCGCTTATAAATGGCGCTTATTTAGTTAAGGATGTATTTGGATATTGGCCGGCTTTCCATGACGCAGAAATAAACAGCATCTGCATCCGGAGGGCTATGGTGAGGGGCGAATCGATTCTGGAAATTCTCATATCCATTCACCATTGGGGTCAAGATAATCCGAATTATAACGGGACGGAGAAGGATTGCGTTATAGATTTTATGTTTAAAAATGTTCTGCAAGGTGGAGTTAATATTCACAGTATTCCAGACGTCGGGTGGATTGACGAAATTTCTTTCGAGGAAAATGATGGTGGTGGTATTAACGTGAATTTTAGGCCGCTATCAGGATTTGACATTGCATTTTCCTGCGAATTCGTTGAGGTTATCGGGATACGTAGGGCCTCAGATTAA
- a CDS encoding MFS transporter: MFAQAISSRLDRRGIHYAWLVAAVTFLVMLTTSAALGLPGAFLKPLSSEMGWNTDQISSILAFRFALFGLMAPFSALLMERFGVRNVVCAALALIAGGMALATVVTELWQLFLAWGVMLGIGSGMTALVLAAVVANRWFSARRGLVIGLLTASSATGQLAFLPAAAWLIEHMGWRVAVLPVLAGCAVLAVLVFALMRNRPADVGLAAFGEVPAAVPVAAAPPPPPLTLRGPFVVLRDAMRNQAFWVLAGTFFICGLSTNGLIQTHFIALCGDFGMGPVPAASALAMMGAFDFVGTILSGWLSDRYDSRKLLFWYYGLRGLSLFWLPHSTFTLYGLSIFAMFYGLDWIATVPPTVKLAATAFGRDRAPMVFGWIFAAHQIGAATAAFGAGLSRTLLLTYTPALYAAGAACFAAALLALFVRRAATSGNAAAVQPANG, translated from the coding sequence ATGTTCGCCCAAGCGATTTCCAGCCGGCTCGACCGGCGCGGCATCCACTATGCGTGGCTCGTCGCTGCCGTCACCTTTCTCGTCATGCTCACCACGTCGGCGGCACTCGGCCTGCCCGGCGCCTTCCTCAAGCCGCTGAGCAGCGAGATGGGATGGAACACTGACCAGATTTCCTCGATCCTGGCCTTCCGTTTCGCGCTGTTCGGATTGATGGCGCCGTTCTCGGCGCTCCTAATGGAGCGCTTCGGCGTGCGCAACGTGGTGTGCGCCGCCCTGGCGCTGATTGCCGGCGGCATGGCGCTGGCCACGGTCGTCACGGAGTTGTGGCAGCTGTTCCTGGCATGGGGCGTGATGCTCGGCATCGGCTCCGGCATGACCGCGCTGGTGCTGGCCGCCGTCGTGGCCAACCGCTGGTTCAGCGCGCGGCGCGGGCTGGTGATCGGGCTGCTCACCGCCAGTTCGGCCACCGGCCAGCTCGCCTTCCTGCCGGCGGCAGCCTGGCTGATCGAACACATGGGCTGGCGCGTGGCCGTGCTGCCGGTGCTGGCTGGCTGCGCGGTACTGGCCGTGCTGGTGTTCGCGCTGATGCGCAACCGCCCCGCCGACGTCGGCCTGGCCGCATTCGGCGAGGTCCCTGCCGCGGTCCCGGTGGCTGCGGCCCCGCCACCCCCTCCCCTGACACTGCGCGGCCCCTTCGTCGTGCTGCGCGACGCCATGCGCAACCAGGCCTTCTGGGTGCTGGCCGGTACCTTTTTCATCTGCGGCCTGTCCACCAACGGTCTGATCCAGACCCACTTCATCGCGCTCTGCGGGGACTTCGGCATGGGCCCTGTGCCGGCCGCCTCGGCGCTGGCCATGATGGGCGCGTTCGACTTCGTCGGCACCATCCTGTCCGGCTGGCTGTCGGACCGCTATGACAGCCGCAAGCTGCTGTTCTGGTACTACGGGCTGCGCGGCCTGTCGCTGTTCTGGCTGCCCCATTCCACCTTCACCCTGTACGGTCTGTCGATCTTCGCGATGTTCTACGGCCTGGACTGGATTGCCACCGTACCGCCCACGGTCAAGCTGGCCGCCACCGCGTTCGGCCGCGACCGCGCGCCGATGGTGTTCGGCTGGATTTTTGCCGCCCACCAGATCGGCGCGGCCACGGCGGCGTTCGGCGCGGGCCTGAGCCGTACGCTGCTGCTGACCTACACGCCCGCCTTGTATGCCGCGGGCGCGGCGTGCTTCGCGGCGGCTCTGCTGGCGCTGTTCGTCAGGCGTGCCGCGACGTCGGGCAACGCCGCCGCGGTGCAACCGGCAAACGGCTGA
- a CDS encoding AIPR family protein: MRLLTQIGGECQLGRGQHPTLEVLRRTVMYGMYCRTDDGMFQRFSPRSTLLSREAATPHAAYFGMIDGLQLKNWWKTHGKGLVASNIRHSLGPTDVNNQIRSTATTTPENFWYFNNGITLIADEAVKAPAGASSKAAGNFRLKNSSIVNGAQTVSSLAKVEDDAKLGMVRVPFHVILLTGTPSGFGQEVGVIVLLVRILALASPGADRGKAFQVASPRVPAVLSSN, from the coding sequence ATGCGTCTTCTCACGCAGATAGGCGGCGAGTGCCAGCTCGGCCGTGGTCAGCACCCCACTCTCGAAGTCCTCCGCCGAACTGTCATGTACGGCATGTACTGCAGGACCGACGACGGTATGTTCCAGCGTTTCAGCCCACGCTCCACCTTGCTGTCGAGGGAGGCCGCCACCCCGCATGCGGCATATTTTGGGATGATTGACGGCCTGCAGTTGAAGAACTGGTGGAAGACGCATGGCAAGGGTCTTGTGGCCTCCAACATCCGACATTCGCTCGGCCCCACCGACGTCAACAATCAGATCCGGTCGACCGCCACGACCACGCCCGAGAATTTCTGGTACTTCAACAACGGGATCACCTTGATCGCCGACGAGGCGGTGAAGGCGCCGGCGGGCGCCTCGTCCAAAGCGGCGGGCAACTTCAGGCTCAAGAACTCCTCGATCGTCAATGGGGCGCAGACCGTTAGTTCGTTAGCCAAGGTCGAGGACGATGCCAAACTGGGCATGGTACGCGTGCCATTCCACGTCATTCTGCTGACCGGCACGCCCTCCGGTTTCGGTCAGGAAGTCGGGGTCATCGTACTTTTGGTGCGGATTCTGGCGCTAGCAAGCCCTGGTGCCGATCGTGGCAAGGCTTTTCAGGTTGCTTCGCCTCGCGTACCTGCCGTTCTTTCAAGTAATTGA
- a CDS encoding tyrosinase family protein, with protein MALGDGIRRNIKSVDPAERAMLRDAIKELNNRYYPGSRSDTPPGGVSWWFKQDEIHQATHVHGGPEFLPWHREITNRFEALIREINPQLSLHYWDFKEDPRALPNSNLGGGNTGTLNLFDVNFMGSPGLPDGQAVNPGDDAIGDPWLSAGFYDPLAGTSGHPQDRDNSTNPVDPPQYVERPSRYPGPAPAPLITAAQENHVLGLQDFGPAVPNNHGTDQNFVNNVMPNYFRTAWETIHNSAHPYFANISPHDAFRDPFVFLLHSNVDRVYAMWQCDPMHPERLDPNQVYGLESNMDVDVIAVGAHSNQNLKHLVEPWSTGHGEYHDIRPWEPTHENQGSPHDYHDLSVVAPPCYDTLPTTVRVIAAENPGNDINFNEVPQGETASRAAVFEIFACGAVTLQVKPGFGPSAPYSVQNPPGDTVVVPSGPHQLQVARIWFQFTGGAPGPAPVGSVTIHCVETNQDFVFSIHGNSIMRPTVGVMLVLDQSGSMGWLAGVDATTKRIDVLHQAATNFCQLVQANNGVGMVSFDQAAYPGFNVTTLTGATNDPNLMNMVTTIDNLQPQGATSIGNGIALGRTTLNPVNAYLKKAMIVFTDGLENTSQFIADVMGSLDAQTFAIGLGTAQQVSAGALNAITRSTGGYVLLSGPLSPSIDDQFRLRKYFLQVLAGVSNTSVVTDPNGTIFPGMKVRIPFKLNEADIDATTILLTDHRGVNFYIETPAGDVMTPASAAGLGAAHGVGTNMSYYRFTLPLALGAQPARAGTWYAIIEMADRKGSRWAAANAAGASSGGIRYSFTVQSFTNLRMDARLTQNSLQPGASVTISATLTEYGIPVEHRANVYAELDLPDNTRVTLVLPETDPGRFHGSTTAILAGVYRIRLVASGLTMRGVPFTREQLLSATAILGGDNPLPTSGPSTKARDEELCRLIQCLLGSKSLGHLLVERGVDPKAVASCFETWCKARLAGPTAQELAEREGTA; from the coding sequence ATGGCACTGGGAGACGGCATCAGGCGGAATATCAAATCGGTCGATCCTGCGGAGCGCGCCATGCTGCGCGACGCTATCAAGGAACTGAACAACCGATACTATCCTGGCAGCCGGAGCGATACGCCACCGGGCGGCGTGAGCTGGTGGTTCAAACAGGATGAGATTCATCAAGCGACACACGTGCATGGTGGCCCCGAGTTTTTGCCGTGGCACCGCGAGATCACCAACCGCTTCGAGGCACTGATCCGGGAGATCAACCCTCAGTTGTCGCTCCACTACTGGGACTTCAAGGAAGATCCTCGCGCCCTCCCCAATTCAAACCTCGGAGGCGGGAACACTGGAACGCTCAACTTATTCGACGTCAATTTCATGGGGTCGCCGGGACTCCCAGACGGTCAAGCCGTGAATCCCGGTGATGACGCGATTGGAGATCCTTGGCTCAGCGCGGGATTCTACGACCCACTGGCCGGTACTTCCGGTCACCCACAGGATCGGGACAACAGCACCAATCCAGTCGATCCCCCACAGTACGTCGAGCGACCGTCCCGCTACCCCGGGCCGGCTCCAGCGCCGCTCATCACTGCAGCACAGGAGAACCACGTCCTGGGCCTTCAGGACTTCGGCCCTGCAGTCCCTAATAACCATGGAACCGACCAGAACTTCGTCAACAACGTCATGCCGAACTATTTCCGTACGGCGTGGGAAACGATCCACAACTCGGCGCACCCTTATTTCGCTAACATCAGCCCGCATGATGCTTTTCGCGACCCGTTTGTGTTCCTGCTCCACTCCAACGTCGATCGGGTTTACGCCATGTGGCAGTGCGATCCGATGCACCCGGAGCGGCTGGATCCGAACCAAGTCTATGGGCTCGAGTCGAACATGGACGTGGACGTCATCGCGGTGGGAGCCCATTCGAATCAGAACCTTAAGCATCTGGTCGAACCTTGGAGCACAGGTCACGGCGAATATCATGACATCCGCCCGTGGGAGCCGACTCATGAGAACCAAGGCTCTCCGCACGACTACCACGATCTCTCTGTCGTCGCGCCACCGTGCTATGACACATTGCCGACCACAGTGCGCGTTATAGCGGCCGAGAATCCTGGCAACGACATCAACTTCAACGAAGTGCCGCAGGGCGAGACCGCTTCCCGCGCCGCCGTCTTCGAGATCTTCGCGTGCGGCGCTGTCACGCTGCAAGTAAAGCCTGGCTTCGGGCCTAGCGCGCCCTACTCTGTACAGAATCCTCCTGGGGACACCGTTGTTGTGCCCAGCGGCCCTCACCAGTTGCAGGTAGCCCGGATATGGTTCCAATTTACAGGTGGGGCGCCAGGACCGGCTCCCGTTGGATCGGTGACGATCCACTGCGTGGAAACTAACCAGGACTTCGTCTTCTCCATTCACGGCAACAGCATCATGCGGCCTACGGTCGGCGTGATGCTTGTTCTGGATCAGTCAGGAAGTATGGGCTGGCTCGCCGGCGTTGACGCCACCACAAAGCGGATCGACGTACTCCATCAGGCGGCGACGAACTTCTGTCAACTCGTTCAGGCCAACAACGGGGTAGGTATGGTGAGCTTCGACCAGGCAGCCTACCCTGGGTTTAATGTCACCACGCTTACCGGCGCCACAAACGATCCGAACCTCATGAACATGGTTACGACCATCGACAATCTACAGCCTCAGGGCGCGACGTCGATCGGGAATGGAATCGCCCTTGGCAGGACCACGCTCAACCCTGTGAACGCGTATCTCAAGAAGGCCATGATCGTGTTTACCGATGGACTTGAGAACACCTCTCAATTCATCGCTGACGTCATGGGAAGCCTAGACGCGCAGACCTTTGCCATTGGTCTGGGTACCGCGCAGCAAGTAAGCGCTGGGGCGCTGAATGCAATAACGAGAAGCACCGGCGGCTACGTGCTTCTTAGCGGCCCGCTGAGCCCCTCCATCGACGATCAGTTCCGCCTTCGGAAGTATTTCCTGCAAGTACTTGCAGGGGTCTCCAACACGAGCGTCGTTACTGATCCGAACGGGACCATCTTTCCCGGTATGAAGGTACGTATTCCCTTCAAGCTAAACGAAGCCGACATCGACGCAACCACGATTCTTTTGACCGATCATCGGGGAGTCAATTTCTACATCGAAACGCCTGCGGGGGACGTAATGACGCCTGCATCGGCCGCAGGCTTAGGGGCGGCGCATGGTGTAGGCACCAACATGAGTTACTACAGGTTCACGCTTCCGCTCGCGCTTGGAGCGCAACCGGCCCGGGCTGGGACCTGGTACGCGATTATCGAGATGGCCGACCGGAAGGGATCGCGCTGGGCGGCTGCCAACGCTGCGGGTGCGAGTTCGGGCGGAATCCGTTACAGCTTCACCGTTCAGTCGTTCACGAACCTTCGGATGGACGCACGGCTGACACAAAACAGTCTCCAACCCGGGGCCAGCGTCACTATTTCCGCGACCCTCACGGAATACGGTATCCCAGTGGAGCACCGCGCTAACGTGTACGCGGAGCTGGATTTGCCCGACAATACCCGGGTGACGCTGGTGCTGCCCGAAACAGATCCGGGCCGCTTCCACGGCAGCACGACTGCGATCCTTGCGGGAGTCTACCGGATCCGTCTGGTGGCGTCCGGCCTCACTATGCGGGGGGTCCCTTTCACACGCGAACAACTACTTTCCGCGACGGCCATTCTAGGTGGAGACAACCCGCTGCCGACAAGTGGACCGTCCACGAAAGCACGGGATGAGGAACTGTGCAGGCTGATCCAGTGTCTGCTCGGTTCAAAGTCACTAGGTCATCTCCTCGTGGAGCGCGGTGTCGATCCAAAGGCCGTCGCATCCTGTTTCGAGACGTGGTGTAAAGCGAGACTCGCCGGTCCGACCGCACAAGAACTCGCAGAGCGTGAAGGCACAGCGTAA
- the pssA gene encoding CDP-diacylglycerol--serine O-phosphatidyltransferase: MSAPQERPRHFSMLRELQLADVFTLGNAACGMASVFFAMFYVATPTPAHFFTAAALAPLAFIFDVLDGRIARWRHQHSALGRELDSLADIISFGVGPATLAFAAGMRGGWDLAVLIVFVCCGVSRLARFNVTAETLSAGSGKVKYFEGTPIPTSVLLTGVLAWCAAQDRIGAALPGGAWTIGPAELHPLVLLFALSGSLMVSKTLRIPKF, translated from the coding sequence ATGTCGGCACCTCAGGAACGGCCCCGCCATTTCTCCATGCTGCGCGAGCTGCAGCTTGCGGATGTGTTCACGCTGGGCAATGCGGCCTGCGGGATGGCGTCGGTGTTCTTCGCCATGTTCTACGTGGCCACGCCGACGCCGGCGCATTTCTTCACGGCGGCCGCGCTGGCCCCGCTGGCATTCATCTTCGACGTGCTCGACGGGCGCATCGCGCGCTGGCGGCACCAGCATTCGGCGCTTGGGCGCGAGCTGGATTCGCTGGCCGACATCATCTCCTTCGGCGTCGGCCCGGCCACGCTGGCGTTTGCCGCCGGCATGCGCGGCGGCTGGGACCTGGCGGTGCTGATTGTCTTTGTCTGCTGCGGCGTCAGCCGGCTCGCGCGTTTCAACGTCACCGCGGAGACGCTGTCGGCCGGCAGCGGCAAGGTGAAGTATTTCGAGGGCACGCCCATCCCCACGAGCGTGCTGCTGACAGGCGTGCTGGCCTGGTGCGCCGCGCAGGACCGCATCGGCGCGGCGCTGCCCGGCGGCGCATGGACGATCGGGCCGGCCGAGCTGCATCCGCTAGTGCTGCTGTTCGCGCTGTCCGGCTCGCTGATGGTCAGCAAGACACTGAGGATTCCGAAGTTCTGA
- a CDS encoding IS630 family transposase, with the protein MDAQTGASTHRATLRCVIQRGPCLAHSGFARLLAPTPRSTRYRARRGRRSGVEAQDLARAQKKCTREQRLIVFIDESGLSERPTRVRTWAPKGQTPVIQFHFNWKHVSAIAGMSYHNCLFRLYDGAIKSAQIVEFLKALRAHLKRRLMIIWDGAAQHKSRIVRDYLDSTGGAVQMAFVPPYSPDLNPVEYLWAWLKRHALANFCPHSLAELKTIARNRLRSAQQRANIIAACWKQAELW; encoded by the coding sequence GTGGACGCTCAAACGGGTGCGTCTACTCATCGAGCAACGCTTCGGTGTGTCATACAACGAGGCCCATGTCTGGCGCATTCTGGATTCGCTCGGCTTCTCGCCCCAACGCCCAGATCGACGCGCTATCGAGCGCGACGAGGACGCCGTTCTGGCGTGGAAGCGCAAGACTTGGCCCGCGCTCAAAAAAAGTGTACGCGGGAGCAACGGCTGATCGTCTTCATTGACGAGTCTGGGCTCTCGGAGCGCCCCACGCGCGTGCGCACCTGGGCTCCGAAAGGTCAAACGCCAGTCATCCAGTTTCATTTCAACTGGAAGCATGTCTCGGCCATCGCGGGAATGAGTTATCACAACTGCCTGTTCCGCCTTTACGACGGCGCGATCAAGAGCGCACAGATCGTGGAGTTTCTCAAGGCACTGCGCGCGCACCTCAAACGCCGCCTGATGATCATCTGGGACGGCGCCGCGCAGCACAAGAGTCGCATCGTGCGCGACTACCTCGATAGCACTGGTGGTGCAGTGCAGATGGCCTTTGTCCCACCCTACAGCCCGGACCTGAATCCAGTGGAGTATCTCTGGGCCTGGCTCAAGCGCCATGCCCTGGCCAACTTCTGCCCACACTCGCTCGCCGAACTCAAAACGATCGCCCGCAATCGGCTGCGCAGCGCACAGCAACGCGCCAACATCATTGCCGCGTGCTGGAAGCAGGCCGAGTTGTGGTGA
- a CDS encoding antibiotic biosynthesis monooxygenase family protein, with amino-acid sequence MIKEIAQITVKPGSEGQFEQGVAKAKPLFLRSRGCHGVQLFRSIEQPQQYTLVVEWETVEDHMVHFREAPEFQEWRALVSDCFAAAPQVGHVSKVL; translated from the coding sequence ATGATCAAGGAAATCGCGCAAATCACCGTCAAGCCTGGCAGCGAAGGCCAGTTCGAGCAGGGCGTCGCCAAGGCCAAACCGCTGTTCCTGCGTTCGCGCGGGTGTCACGGCGTGCAGCTGTTCCGCTCGATCGAGCAGCCGCAGCAATACACGCTTGTAGTCGAGTGGGAAACGGTCGAAGACCACATGGTGCATTTCCGCGAAGCGCCGGAATTCCAGGAGTGGCGCGCGCTGGTCAGCGACTGCTTCGCGGCTGCGCCGCAGGTCGGCCACGTGTCCAAGGTACTCTGA